In one Vibrio sp. VB16 genomic region, the following are encoded:
- a CDS encoding CinA family protein produces MLSLSELSQKVGVLLAENNHVLVTAESCTGGGIASAITDISGSSAWFDRAFVTYSNEAKMDMIGVSPKTLNIYGAVSQETVEEMASGALRHSQATISISVSGIAGPTGGTEDKPVGTVWFGWKIGNQFEEQEMVCFSGNRERVREQACYHALAKLVELLS; encoded by the coding sequence ATGCTATCACTAAGCGAATTAAGCCAAAAAGTAGGTGTTTTATTAGCAGAAAATAACCATGTTTTGGTTACGGCAGAATCTTGTACCGGGGGAGGTATTGCGTCTGCCATTACCGATATTTCAGGGAGTTCCGCTTGGTTTGATAGAGCGTTTGTTACTTATAGCAATGAAGCAAAAATGGACATGATTGGTGTCAGTCCTAAAACACTCAATATCTATGGTGCGGTAAGTCAGGAAACGGTAGAAGAGATGGCATCTGGAGCGTTAAGACATTCACAAGCAACGATATCAATATCGGTGAGTGGGATAGCGGGTCCGACAGGAGGAACGGAGGATAAACCAGTAGGAACCGTATGGTTTGGCTGGAAAATAGGCAACCAGTTTGAAGAGCAAGAGATGGTTTGTTTTAGTGGTAATAGAGAAAGAGTCCGCGAACAGGCGTGTTATCACGCCCTTGCTAAGTTAGTAGAGCTATTAAGTTAA
- a CDS encoding TRIC cation channel family protein yields MDSTLLYFIDIFGTAVFAISGVLLAGRLKMDPFGVIVLGSVTAIGGGSIRDMALGATPVFWITDIAYIWIIIITCLLTMIIIRRPKRLPWFVLPVCDAIGLGAFVGIGVEKSLLFQDSYLIAVIMGVITGCGGGIIRDVLAREIPMVLRSEVYATACIIGGSIHVGALYFDYSNRTAFIAGALATLIIRLGAIKWHLSLPTFALHR; encoded by the coding sequence ATGGATTCTACCCTACTTTACTTTATTGATATATTTGGAACCGCTGTTTTTGCTATTTCAGGCGTACTGCTCGCTGGACGGTTAAAGATGGACCCATTTGGTGTCATTGTGCTTGGTAGCGTTACAGCTATTGGGGGCGGATCTATCCGAGATATGGCATTAGGTGCTACGCCTGTATTTTGGATTACAGACATCGCCTACATCTGGATAATTATCATCACCTGTTTGTTAACCATGATAATTATTCGTCGACCGAAGCGTTTACCTTGGTTTGTATTGCCAGTTTGTGATGCCATCGGGCTAGGTGCGTTCGTCGGTATTGGTGTAGAAAAGTCACTATTATTTCAAGACTCGTACTTGATTGCCGTGATTATGGGGGTTATTACTGGATGTGGTGGCGGTATTATTCGTGACGTACTCGCACGAGAGATACCAATGGTGCTAAGAAGTGAAGTTTATGCCACCGCTTGCATTATCGGTGGCAGTATTCACGTTGGAGCACTCTATTTCGACTACAGCAATAGAACGGCATTTATCGCGGGCGCTCTCGCCACACTGATCATTCGATTGGGCGCAATTAAGTGGCACCTATCACTGCCTACTTTCGCTCTTCATCGATAA
- the btuF gene encoding vitamin B12 ABC transporter substrate-binding protein BtuF → MRLTLFVLLFSVSSFAYCIDRVISLAPSSTELIYAAGLGDKLVAVSKYSNYPEEAQSLEIVASFDSVNIERIVALNPDLIVAWRSGGSMKALNQLKELGFSIYYSDTTYLSEIADRIDELSQYADSAKIGHDNAQAYRTELKRLQNHYSNNVPVSYFYQLSSKPIYTIAKNHWPSEVFSLCGGVNIFEQSPIPYPQVGLEQVILKAPEVMFTSPHTIQNTEIWQPWQEQIPAVKHQFIWSLNADWLNRPTPRSLKAVAQACEFFDIARKEYNPETLR, encoded by the coding sequence TTGCGTCTTACTCTATTCGTTTTATTATTTTCAGTCTCCTCATTCGCTTATTGCATAGATCGAGTGATCTCACTTGCCCCATCTTCCACTGAGTTAATCTACGCGGCAGGGTTAGGTGATAAACTGGTTGCAGTGAGCAAGTACAGTAACTATCCAGAAGAGGCGCAATCACTAGAAATAGTGGCCAGTTTTGACAGCGTTAATATCGAAAGGATTGTCGCTCTCAATCCAGATCTTATTGTTGCTTGGCGATCTGGTGGTTCAATGAAGGCTCTCAACCAACTTAAAGAGCTTGGTTTTTCCATCTATTATTCCGATACAACTTATTTATCTGAAATAGCCGATAGAATTGACGAATTAAGTCAATATGCAGACTCTGCAAAAATTGGTCATGACAATGCACAAGCCTATAGAACAGAACTAAAGAGGCTACAAAACCACTACTCCAATAACGTTCCAGTTTCCTATTTTTATCAACTAAGTAGCAAACCCATATACACCATTGCGAAAAACCATTGGCCTAGCGAGGTTTTTTCACTCTGTGGTGGCGTGAATATCTTTGAACAATCCCCAATACCCTACCCACAAGTAGGTTTAGAACAAGTTATCTTAAAGGCACCAGAAGTGATGTTTACGTCACCTCACACGATACAAAACACGGAAATTTGGCAACCATGGCAAGAGCAAATACCCGCAGTTAAGCATCAGTTTATCTGGTCGCTCAATGCCGATTGGTTAAACCGCCCCACTCCTCGTTCATTAAAGGCAGTGGCACAAGCCTGTGAGTTTTTTGACATCGCCAGAAAGGAATACAACCCGGAGACACTTAGATAA